From a single Nostoc edaphicum CCNP1411 genomic region:
- a CDS encoding alpha/beta fold hydrolase — MSTITTKDGTQIYYKDWGTGQPIVFSHGWPLSADAWESQMFFLASHGYRCIAHDRRGHGRSSQPWNGNDMDTYADDLAELFEALDINNAVMIGHSTGGGEVARFIGRHGTKRVSKAVLMGAVPPLMLKTEANPGGLPIEVFDGFRAAFLADRSQFFLDVPSGPFFGFNRPGAKVSQGLIYSWWMQGMMAGHKNAYDCIKAFSETDFTEDLKKFDVPTLIIHGDDDQIVPIGASALLSAKLIKDSTLKIYPGGAHALGDTSKEQINADLLEFIKS, encoded by the coding sequence ATGAGTACAATCACCACTAAGGATGGTACGCAAATCTATTACAAAGACTGGGGCACAGGACAGCCCATTGTCTTCAGCCACGGCTGGCCACTGAGCGCGGATGCTTGGGAATCGCAGATGTTTTTTCTCGCCTCACATGGCTATCGTTGCATCGCGCATGATCGTCGCGGTCATGGACGGTCGAGTCAACCGTGGAACGGCAATGATATGGATACCTACGCCGACGATCTGGCAGAGCTTTTCGAGGCGCTGGATATTAACAATGCGGTGATGATCGGACACTCTACCGGCGGCGGTGAAGTGGCACGCTTTATTGGCCGCCACGGAACCAAGCGCGTTTCCAAGGCAGTGTTGATGGGCGCAGTGCCGCCGCTCATGCTCAAGACGGAGGCAAATCCGGGTGGGCTACCCATTGAGGTCTTTGACGGCTTTCGTGCAGCATTTTTGGCCGACCGCTCGCAGTTCTTTCTGGATGTACCCAGTGGCCCGTTCTTTGGCTTCAATCGACCCGGTGCTAAAGTCTCCCAAGGGCTAATCTATTCGTGGTGGATGCAGGGGATGATGGCTGGACATAAGAACGCCTATGACTGTATTAAGGCGTTTTCGGAAACAGATTTCACCGAGGATTTGAAGAAATTCGATGTGCCGACGTTGATCATCCACGGTGATGACGATCAAATCGTGCCGATTGGTGCTTCTGCCCTTCTGTCTGCGAAGCTCATCAAGGATTCGACTTTGAAGATTTATCCTGGGGGAGCGCACGCTCTGGGTGACACGAGCAAGGAACAGATCAACGCCGATCTGCTGGAATTTATCAAATCCTGA
- a CDS encoding dihydrolipoyl dehydrogenase family protein, which yields METADVIVIGSGQGGIPLAADFANEGRKVVLFERDALGGSCINYGCTPSKAFLAAAHTAGRSRQGQKLGIHTEVEVDFPAVMERVRGIRSSFNQGIHKRLESAGVKVICAEASFVGERTVKGGDVTLQAPLVIINTGTSSLIPDIPGLAGTPYLTNRNFFDLNTLPARLLVIGGGYIGLELGQGLARLGSQTHLIVRGDRVLGHEEADVSEVLAEALKQDGIKLHFGVNVNHVAHDNNVFKLTLSSGEQLQGEALLVVIGRKPNTGALNAANSGIELDDQGFVKIDDQFHTTCSGVYAIGDAAKQPAFTHVSWEDYRRLKAILCGENRTRSDRVLGYAVYTEPQVGRVGMTLEQAQKQGINACAVTLPMSQIARAIEWGHDLGFYRLVIDSDTDKILGATLVGYETAELVHVFLSLMEAGATWQLLERSVHIHPTYGEALPSLARLLLGDNMPGCPNM from the coding sequence ATGGAAACAGCAGATGTCATTGTCATCGGCAGTGGTCAAGGTGGCATTCCACTGGCGGCTGATTTTGCCAATGAGGGACGTAAGGTTGTCTTGTTTGAGCGGGATGCTTTAGGTGGCAGTTGCATCAACTATGGCTGCACTCCATCCAAAGCCTTCTTAGCAGCGGCTCATACAGCAGGGCGATCGCGCCAGGGCCAGAAGTTAGGCATCCACACGGAAGTTGAAGTGGATTTTCCCGCTGTCATGGAGCGAGTTCGGGGAATCCGCAGCAGCTTTAATCAGGGGATTCACAAGCGATTGGAAAGTGCGGGTGTCAAAGTCATTTGTGCCGAAGCTTCCTTTGTCGGTGAACGGACGGTCAAAGGTGGGGATGTTACCCTTCAGGCTCCTCTGGTAATCATTAACACTGGCACATCATCGCTGATTCCTGACATTCCCGGACTTGCAGGAACTCCTTACCTGACCAACCGCAATTTCTTTGACTTAAACACCTTACCAGCCCGTTTATTGGTGATTGGAGGTGGCTATATTGGCTTGGAATTGGGACAAGGACTCGCGCGTTTGGGTAGTCAGACCCACTTAATTGTCCGGGGCGATCGCGTCCTCGGACACGAAGAGGCTGATGTCAGCGAGGTCTTAGCAGAAGCATTAAAGCAGGATGGGATTAAGCTCCACTTTGGAGTTAATGTGAATCACGTCGCCCACGATAATAATGTGTTTAAGCTGACCCTAAGCAGTGGCGAACAACTCCAGGGAGAAGCGTTGCTGGTTGTGATTGGACGAAAACCAAATACAGGTGCATTAAATGCAGCGAACAGTGGAATTGAGCTAGATGATCAGGGGTTTGTCAAAATTGATGACCAGTTTCATACCACCTGTTCTGGAGTGTATGCGATCGGGGATGCTGCCAAACAGCCTGCATTTACGCATGTATCGTGGGAGGACTATCGCCGCTTAAAAGCAATTTTGTGTGGAGAAAACCGCACACGGAGCGATCGCGTCCTTGGGTATGCGGTCTACACAGAACCCCAGGTTGGACGAGTGGGTATGACGTTGGAACAGGCTCAGAAACAAGGGATCAACGCGTGTGCTGTCACCTTACCCATGAGCCAAATTGCGCGTGCGATCGAGTGGGGGCATGACCTCGGATTTTATCGCCTGGTAATCGACAGCGACACAGACAAAATCTTGGGAGCAACCCTGGTGGGGTACGAAACTGCTGAACTGGTGCATGTATTTTTATCCCTGATGGAAGCGGGAGCAACCTGGCAGTTGTTAGAGCGATCGGTTCACATCCATCCCACCTATGGTGAAGCTTTACCCAGCCTGGCACGGTTGCTGCTTGGAGATAATATGCCAGGGTGTCCGAATATGTGA
- a CDS encoding SDR family NAD(P)-dependent oxidoreductase, protein MTKLDGKIAVVTGASKGIGASIAKHLAAEGASVVVNYASSKEGANRVVDEIVSTGGKAIAVQANVAKKAEIEHLFAETQQAFGKLDILVNNAGIYEFSPLEDITEEHFHKHFDLNVLGLILTSQQAVKHFGSAGGSIINISSVVSTLTPPNASIYSATKAAVDAITRSLAKELGSRNIRVNSINPGMVETEGTHTAGITESEGRQQTEAQTPLGRIGQPQDIAPAVVFLASSDSAWITGETLYIAGGLR, encoded by the coding sequence ATGACAAAACTAGATGGAAAAATTGCAGTCGTTACAGGTGCATCTAAAGGTATCGGTGCATCGATCGCTAAACATCTCGCAGCCGAAGGTGCAAGCGTTGTCGTCAACTATGCATCCAGCAAAGAAGGAGCCAATCGCGTGGTTGATGAGATTGTCAGCACGGGCGGTAAGGCGATCGCAGTTCAGGCAAATGTTGCCAAAAAGGCAGAGATCGAACATCTGTTTGCAGAGACGCAGCAAGCCTTCGGCAAGCTTGATATTTTGGTCAACAATGCGGGAATTTATGAATTTTCACCACTTGAAGACATCACCGAAGAACACTTCCATAAGCACTTTGATTTGAATGTGCTGGGATTAATCCTTACCTCACAACAAGCCGTCAAGCATTTCGGTTCGGCAGGCGGCAGCATTATCAATATCAGTTCGGTCGTCAGCACCCTTACACCCCCCAATGCCTCAATCTATAGCGCTACCAAAGCGGCTGTTGATGCCATCACGAGGTCACTAGCCAAAGAGTTGGGTTCACGTAACATCCGTGTCAACTCTATCAATCCTGGCATGGTGGAAACCGAAGGTACGCACACAGCAGGAATTACTGAGAGCGAAGGTCGCCAACAGACTGAAGCGCAGACACCACTAGGTCGCATTGGACAGCCACAAGACATCGCCCCTGCCGTTGTCTTCCTTGCTTCCTCCGATTCCGCTTGGATCACTGGCGAAACTCTGTACATCGCGGGTGGGCTTCGCTAA